The DNA window ACCCCGCGAACGCCCGCGAACGAGCGGAGCGACGGCGCCGCGAGGCGCAGCCGCGTGGAGGCCACGGAGGCGGGCGGCGAGCGCAGGCGCCCCGACGGTCGCTTCGGCGACGTCTCGGCCGCCCTGCTGCTCGGTGGCGCGTCGCGCCGCATGGGCCGCGACAAGGCGCTTCTCGAGTACGCGGGCGTCGCGCTCGCGACGCGCACGGCGCGGCTCCTCGCCGAGCACTTCGAGGACGTGCTGCTCGTCGGCGGCGAGCCGCCCCCGGACGCACCGGGCCGGCGCGTCCGCGATCCCGAGGGCCCGCGCAGCGCGCTGCGGGGCCTGGTGGGAGCGCTGGCCGCCGCGCGTGGCTCGCGCGTCCTCGTGGTCGCAACGGACCTGCCGCTGCTCGGACCCGAGCTGCTGCTCGCCCTCGTGGCCTGGCCCGAGGCCGGCGTCGTCCTGCCGCGCCGGGACGACGGCCTCGAGCCGCTGTGCGCCGTGTGGGCCCGCGAGGTCGCGTTGCGCGAGGCGCAGGCTCGGCTCGCTGCGGGGCGCCTGGCGCTGCACGAGCTGGCCGCTGCGCTTCCCCACGAGGTGCTCGAGGGAGCGGACCTCCGCGTCGTCGATCCCACCGGCGCCCAGCTCGCGAATGCCAACACGCCGGAGGACTGGGCGCGGATCGAGCGCCTCGGTCGCGGGTAGCGGGGGCTGGCGGGATCGCGATGGCGGGCGAAGATCCCCGGCGCGCGTGGCGTCCAAGCGCCCGTCGCACCGAGGAGAGTCCGATGGCCGCCCGCCGGCTCGCGTCTGCTCCGCTCGCCGCGCTCTGCTGCGCGTGGCTTGCGGGGCCGGCCCTCGCGGAAGGACCCA is part of the Deltaproteobacteria bacterium genome and encodes:
- a CDS encoding NTP transferase domain-containing protein; the encoded protein is MEATEAGGERRRPDGRFGDVSAALLLGGASRRMGRDKALLEYAGVALATRTARLLAEHFEDVLLVGGEPPPDAPGRRVRDPEGPRSALRGLVGALAAARGSRVLVVATDLPLLGPELLLALVAWPEAGVVLPRRDDGLEPLCAVWAREVALREAQARLAAGRLALHELAAALPHEVLEGADLRVVDPTGAQLANANTPEDWARIERLGRG